In Dehalogenimonas etheniformans, one genomic interval encodes:
- the tatA gene encoding twin-arginine translocase TatA/TatE family subunit, with the protein MRLGPPEIILILVVVILIFGVGKLPQIGKSLGEGLRSFKKAQDEVNTEVKAINASVEGKPAPKEKVVETPSTPPPPPPQASDDA; encoded by the coding sequence ATGAGACTTGGACCTCCAGAAATCATTCTCATTTTAGTCGTGGTCATCCTGATTTTCGGAGTTGGTAAACTACCTCAAATCGGGAAATCTTTGGGTGAAGGTTTGCGTTCCTTCAAGAAAGCACAAGATGAAGTCAACACAGAAGTTAAAGCGATTAACGCGTCCGTAGAAGGGAAGCCGGCACCCAAGGAAAAAGTTGTTGAAACTCCCAGCACGCCTCCTCCGCCGCCTCCTCAAGCCAGCGATGACGCTTGA
- a CDS encoding NAD(P)/FAD-dependent oxidoreductase: MNFDADVIVVGAGPAGSRAAARLAAAGHDVILLERRQNLGQPICCTGIISVQCLEQFNISPDLVLRKYCGAAINGPGGGAINLSRPSVQAVAIDRARFDREMAESAVSSGARLFLGATVTHIKTSLTEAKVGFTVGGSTHTISARCVVVAAGLSPRLTGQLGMGKISRAALGFQTEVATPQPVGVEVYVDRKYTPGYFSWMAPISDIRAKIGLIARRRVDANLPLLVDRLRSQGRIGAELDGVRCRAIPLSTLPRTFNDRVIAVGDSAGQVKPTTGGGLYYGLLCADMAADTLGTALAAGDLTAGSLKKYEQAWRSAIGRDLLIGRLGRSLFQRIPEPIVDRLMLKARDSGAVECLLKDDDFTFDWHGKAILKAAGALLASIF; this comes from the coding sequence ATGAATTTTGACGCTGATGTAATCGTTGTCGGCGCGGGACCGGCCGGTAGCAGGGCGGCCGCCCGGTTGGCGGCTGCTGGTCATGATGTCATCTTGCTAGAGCGGCGTCAAAACCTTGGGCAACCAATCTGCTGTACAGGGATAATCAGTGTCCAATGCCTGGAGCAATTCAACATTTCTCCTGATCTGGTCCTTAGGAAGTATTGCGGAGCGGCCATCAATGGTCCCGGTGGCGGCGCCATTAATTTGAGTCGGCCCTCCGTCCAGGCTGTAGCTATTGACCGGGCTCGATTCGATCGAGAGATGGCGGAGTCCGCGGTATCCTCTGGAGCCAGGCTCTTCCTCGGCGCTACTGTAACGCATATCAAGACATCGTTAACAGAGGCTAAAGTTGGCTTTACCGTGGGGGGATCGACCCACACCATCTCCGCCCGTTGTGTGGTCGTCGCCGCAGGGCTATCCCCGAGGTTGACCGGTCAATTGGGTATGGGAAAAATTAGCCGCGCGGCTCTGGGCTTTCAAACAGAGGTAGCTACTCCGCAGCCGGTTGGTGTCGAAGTATACGTCGATAGAAAATATACCCCTGGGTATTTTTCCTGGATGGCCCCGATCTCGGATATCCGGGCCAAGATCGGTCTTATCGCACGTCGGCGGGTAGATGCCAATTTACCATTGCTAGTCGATAGATTGCGATCACAGGGCCGGATCGGTGCCGAGCTGGATGGAGTCCGCTGTAGGGCGATCCCTCTCTCAACCCTCCCTCGCACTTTCAATGATCGCGTTATTGCCGTCGGCGATTCGGCGGGTCAGGTAAAACCAACCACCGGCGGAGGGCTTTATTACGGCCTCCTGTGCGCCGACATGGCCGCCGATACTCTTGGCACAGCCCTGGCGGCAGGCGACCTGACTGCCGGTTCGCTTAAAAAATATGAACAAGCCTGGCGTTCGGCTATCGGCCGTGATCTGCTGATCGGCAGGCTGGGAAGATCTTTGTTTCAGCGCATCCCCGAACCCATCGTTGACCGTCTGATGCTGAAAGCCAGGGATTCGGGAGCCGTCGAATGCCTTCTCAAGGACGATGACTTTACTTTCGATTGGCATGGGAAAGCCATTCTCAAGGCAGCCGGGGCGTTACTGGCTTCGATTTTTTAG
- a CDS encoding response regulator transcription factor gives MYLADDYEIFRTGLRTVLRFAGEVEIVGDSAILPEILELIEAAEPDILLIGDGPETSRLIQSITERFPTIKILVLGSDTILFSPLKVGGYLSKESSSDLVRSAIKTIALGATVWNPVSLESMFKPGEINCGKSGSNPGNIVLTQREKQLLSLLAGGKTNKEISLEVGIAQVTVKKALQTLFAKIGGTNRTQTVMKASQLGLI, from the coding sequence GTGTATCTGGCGGATGATTATGAAATTTTTCGTACCGGTTTGCGGACAGTCCTGAGGTTTGCCGGGGAAGTTGAAATTGTGGGCGATTCGGCAATTCTACCGGAGATTCTCGAACTTATAGAAGCCGCCGAACCCGACATTTTGCTCATCGGTGACGGGCCAGAAACATCAAGGTTAATTCAGAGTATTACTGAACGTTTCCCTACTATTAAAATACTGGTTCTCGGTTCCGACACCATTCTATTCTCACCATTGAAAGTCGGTGGTTATTTATCAAAAGAATCATCCTCGGATTTAGTTCGTTCAGCTATTAAAACCATTGCCCTTGGGGCAACGGTATGGAACCCCGTGTCACTCGAATCGATGTTCAAACCTGGAGAGATAAACTGCGGCAAGTCAGGATCGAACCCTGGGAACATTGTCTTGACCCAAAGGGAAAAACAATTACTCTCTCTTTTGGCTGGCGGAAAAACCAACAAGGAAATCAGCCTTGAAGTTGGCATCGCCCAGGTCACCGTAAAAAAAGCATTACAGACATTATTTGCTAAAATAGGTGGGACCAATCGGACCCAGACTGTAATGAAGGCGTCTCAACTAGGGCTGATATAA
- a CDS encoding B12-binding domain-containing radical SAM protein — protein MRILLSIPLRDGMYTKFPDELLSIAAVLEKNGHKVMLHDANLGDRSAESFRDFNPDIVGLSVSTGCVADSIKKATEFKAAFPNIKTVWGFRHPSALPEQTLKEDYVDYIIIGAGEYTLLELANYLEKGNGSLADIRGLAWKNGNDIVINEPRTFLKNLDELPDPAWHLVDPKKYWDVSIITSRGCPFTCTFCSDATFYKGNVSDLSAERIASQSERLHKEFGVNYIMYTGDNFGINKERLHQFCRIMIQKKLKLKWNCQISGYVTEEDARLMAKAGCTAVILGTESGSQKILDLLTKGNVQEFEKTFWNLVKQRIIPTLFIQYGFPTETAEDFKETLEFIKRLDNPPYLFMKFVPYPKTVLFDRCAAEKLISVPERLSGWSSFQLYYATQGNVSNVPQNLMDDALASFRATFATRRFRFMIRHNPAYFLMAFKEPKQFFGSLAYLIKNYLNMIFDSANGNESWVVKVQRIFGRTPMKRVSPQAASK, from the coding sequence ATGAGAATCCTCCTGAGCATTCCGTTACGTGACGGCATGTACACCAAGTTCCCCGATGAACTGTTGTCCATCGCGGCCGTTCTTGAAAAGAACGGCCACAAGGTCATGCTCCACGACGCCAATCTGGGAGATAGATCCGCCGAATCGTTCAGGGATTTTAATCCTGACATCGTCGGTTTATCAGTCTCCACCGGTTGTGTTGCTGATTCCATCAAGAAAGCCACCGAATTCAAGGCTGCCTTCCCTAATATCAAGACCGTCTGGGGTTTCCGGCATCCTTCAGCCCTGCCCGAGCAGACGCTGAAAGAAGATTACGTTGATTACATCATCATCGGCGCAGGAGAATACACCCTACTGGAACTGGCAAACTACCTCGAAAAGGGAAATGGTTCTCTTGCCGATATCAGGGGTCTGGCCTGGAAAAACGGCAATGACATCGTCATCAACGAACCCCGGACGTTCCTCAAAAATCTTGATGAACTGCCGGATCCGGCTTGGCACCTGGTAGACCCCAAGAAATACTGGGACGTCTCAATAATCACCAGCCGGGGCTGTCCCTTCACCTGCACCTTCTGCTCCGACGCCACCTTCTACAAGGGCAATGTTTCCGACCTGTCGGCTGAGCGCATCGCGTCCCAATCGGAACGGCTGCACAAGGAGTTCGGCGTCAATTACATCATGTATACCGGAGACAACTTCGGGATCAATAAGGAACGCCTGCACCAGTTTTGCCGCATCATGATCCAGAAGAAGCTCAAGCTGAAGTGGAACTGCCAGATCTCCGGCTACGTCACCGAAGAAGACGCCAGGCTGATGGCCAAGGCTGGTTGTACCGCAGTCATCCTGGGGACCGAGAGCGGCAGCCAGAAGATCCTCGATCTCCTGACCAAGGGCAACGTCCAGGAGTTTGAGAAAACCTTCTGGAACCTGGTCAAGCAGAGGATCATCCCGACCCTCTTCATTCAATACGGTTTTCCCACCGAGACAGCCGAAGACTTCAAAGAGACGCTGGAGTTCATCAAACGCCTGGATAACCCGCCTTACCTCTTTATGAAGTTCGTGCCTTATCCCAAGACGGTGCTCTTCGACCGATGCGCAGCCGAAAAACTGATTTCGGTGCCGGAGCGGCTTTCCGGATGGTCCAGTTTCCAGTTGTATTATGCCACCCAGGGCAATGTTTCCAATGTGCCGCAAAACCTGATGGATGACGCTTTGGCAAGTTTCCGGGCAACCTTTGCGACCCGGCGTTTCCGTTTCATGATCAGGCACAACCCGGCTTATTTCCTGATGGCTTTTAAAGAACCGAAACAGTTCTTTGGCTCACTCGCTTATTTAATTAAGAACTATTTGAACATGATATTTGATTCTGCTAACGGGAATGAGTCATGGGTCGTCAAAGTCCAAAGGATTTTCGGGCGAACACCAATGAAGAGGGTATCGCCGCAAGCAGCATCCAAGTAA
- a CDS encoding reductive dehalogenase: protein MQKFHSTVSRRDFMKFMGITAAGLGAAGLVAPAFHDLDELAASTKGNQRRPWYVKEREFYNPTVETDWAVMQRRDPTNTGQQTEMWAKYYGQKRADEASAKGAANVKQWTANKEPGFTYRALALQKSVTRGWPAYVSLGWGGPTTNGTWTKGGGKAYTGVQSPEERGEAKWTGTPEENSQLMNAFMRYCGNAISGYGPLDTDSREYKQIISTNIKHNAAQKVVFEDVPAGYETSTKRVIPTSHQYYLVNWEMMSHDLSRTTPAQGGLFNSSDHVATILKPSTFNFLRYLGYGYVGGGSDDGTPFVEGASAILTGVCEGSRNNVFSLTPEYGPIGRLHNYVTNLPLAATKPIDAGMFKFCYTCGKCANNCPSGSISTASEPTWEIPDINGIPSTMHNRGTKEFWSDGALCRMWRTEYGTSCNKCWGECTFTTNSRAMVHSMIKTTIATASISPLNSFFAKMGDTFGYGTDDQKAEEWWDYSLPILGFDSTVVAFDGGYRKTL from the coding sequence ATGCAAAAGTTTCACAGTACAGTAAGTCGCCGTGATTTCATGAAGTTCATGGGCATCACCGCCGCCGGCCTGGGCGCCGCCGGTCTAGTTGCGCCTGCCTTCCATGATCTCGATGAACTCGCTGCCTCAACCAAAGGTAATCAGAGGCGTCCCTGGTACGTCAAAGAGCGCGAGTTCTACAACCCGACCGTCGAAACCGACTGGGCGGTGATGCAGCGCCGCGATCCCACCAACACCGGACAGCAGACCGAGATGTGGGCCAAATATTATGGCCAGAAACGGGCTGATGAGGCCTCTGCTAAGGGCGCTGCCAATGTCAAACAGTGGACCGCTAACAAAGAACCCGGGTTCACCTATCGTGCTCTTGCTCTTCAAAAATCAGTGACCCGCGGTTGGCCGGCCTACGTCAGCCTAGGCTGGGGTGGCCCGACCACCAACGGTACCTGGACCAAGGGCGGCGGTAAAGCTTACACTGGTGTCCAGTCGCCTGAAGAGCGCGGCGAAGCCAAGTGGACCGGTACCCCGGAAGAAAACTCCCAGTTAATGAACGCTTTCATGCGCTACTGCGGCAATGCTATTTCCGGCTACGGCCCGCTCGATACCGACTCTCGCGAATACAAGCAGATCATCTCGACCAACATCAAGCATAATGCGGCGCAGAAGGTTGTCTTTGAAGACGTCCCCGCTGGTTATGAAACCTCGACCAAGCGTGTTATACCGACCAGCCATCAATACTACTTAGTCAACTGGGAAATGATGAGCCACGACCTTTCCCGCACCACTCCCGCCCAGGGCGGTCTGTTCAACAGCTCAGACCATGTGGCCACCATACTGAAGCCGTCCACCTTCAACTTCCTGCGGTACCTCGGTTACGGCTATGTGGGCGGCGGTTCGGATGACGGCACGCCTTTCGTCGAGGGTGCCTCTGCAATATTAACCGGCGTCTGCGAAGGAAGCCGAAACAACGTCTTTAGCCTGACCCCGGAATATGGCCCGATCGGTCGCTTGCATAACTACGTTACCAATCTGCCCCTGGCGGCAACCAAGCCGATCGATGCCGGCATGTTCAAGTTCTGCTACACCTGCGGAAAGTGCGCCAACAACTGTCCCTCCGGGTCCATCTCCACAGCGTCCGAGCCGACCTGGGAAATCCCGGATATCAACGGCATTCCAAGCACGATGCATAACCGGGGCACCAAGGAGTTCTGGAGCGACGGCGCCCTGTGCCGCATGTGGCGCACGGAGTACGGCACCAGCTGCAACAAATGCTGGGGCGAATGCACCTTCACCACGAATTCCCGGGCAATGGTCCATTCGATGATCAAGACTACGATCGCCACCGCTTCCATCAGCCCGCTGAATTCCTTCTTCGCCAAGATGGGCGATACCTTCGGTTACGGTACTGACGACCAGAAGGCTGAAGAGTGGTGGGATTACTCCCTGCCGATCCTCGGCTTCGATTCCACCGTTGTCGCTTTCGACGGCGGTTACAGGAAGACCCTCTAA
- a CDS encoding reductive dehalogenase, which translates to MTNFHTSINRREFMKGLGLAGASAAAISAFGDIDSLTAGADLSGYRKWWQRDRNFEDLTTPIDWSVFKPYDPGKLYFMPSEVYKRQADDRRARQLSGINNKTPGASLRDLALDNATYDNFNMQKLAWDGNTRTATPLDRGASGPWVGTPEENLRTMRAAAHFYGAPKVGAIEVNEHTKRLFDLGTTVWEDIDAGFVDSKAVYHIPNKCKWILTWLIKQNYPQSLYALRNSDSADQWKNKVFELGQAARNASYSNAPQIRWNITGFLHGLGYTALQPPTSANVPFGLFSGLAEQGRTAYSCSPDYGLSIRYVDWAITDLPLEPTPPIDAGVLEFCKVCKRCAVVCPSGALSLENDTTWDVAGEWNRGGFKGWHQNWKKCAEWGGPHDCSNCQLSCPFNHPPEASIHNIVRAAAGCTSVLDGFFANMDRSFGYSSQKTESERKGWWDRNLATWPYDDLKGFGAKDW; encoded by the coding sequence ATGACCAATTTCCACACAAGCATCAATCGACGTGAATTTATGAAGGGCCTAGGCTTGGCTGGGGCAAGCGCCGCCGCGATTTCGGCATTTGGCGATATCGATTCGTTGACCGCCGGGGCAGATCTCTCCGGTTATCGCAAATGGTGGCAACGGGACCGCAATTTTGAGGATCTGACCACTCCGATCGACTGGAGTGTTTTCAAACCATACGACCCGGGCAAGTTGTATTTCATGCCCTCAGAAGTCTACAAGCGTCAGGCTGATGACCGCCGAGCCAGGCAGCTTTCAGGCATAAACAATAAAACCCCTGGAGCGTCGCTGCGGGACCTGGCTTTAGATAATGCGACATATGACAACTTCAACATGCAGAAACTCGCATGGGATGGAAACACCCGAACGGCAACACCCCTGGACAGGGGAGCATCCGGCCCTTGGGTGGGGACCCCTGAGGAAAATCTTCGGACAATGCGGGCGGCCGCCCATTTCTACGGCGCTCCGAAGGTCGGCGCAATCGAGGTCAACGAACACACCAAAAGGTTGTTCGACCTTGGCACCACGGTTTGGGAAGATATCGACGCCGGGTTTGTCGATTCCAAAGCTGTTTATCATATCCCCAATAAGTGCAAATGGATTCTCACCTGGCTGATCAAGCAAAATTATCCCCAGAGTCTGTATGCGTTAAGGAACAGCGATAGTGCCGATCAATGGAAAAACAAGGTTTTTGAACTCGGCCAGGCGGCTCGTAACGCCTCCTACTCGAACGCTCCCCAGATCCGTTGGAATATAACCGGCTTTTTACATGGACTCGGATACACAGCATTGCAACCACCGACTTCGGCAAACGTGCCATTTGGCTTGTTCTCCGGATTGGCCGAACAAGGCCGGACGGCCTATTCCTGCTCTCCTGACTACGGATTGTCGATACGATATGTAGATTGGGCGATAACCGACCTACCCCTGGAACCTACCCCGCCTATCGATGCTGGAGTCCTTGAATTCTGCAAAGTGTGTAAACGTTGTGCTGTGGTTTGTCCTTCCGGCGCGCTATCCCTGGAGAACGACACGACCTGGGACGTGGCCGGTGAGTGGAACCGCGGCGGTTTCAAAGGTTGGCATCAAAATTGGAAAAAATGCGCCGAGTGGGGCGGCCCGCATGATTGTTCCAACTGCCAGCTTTCTTGCCCATTCAACCATCCTCCAGAAGCCTCTATCCACAATATTGTTCGAGCGGCTGCCGGATGCACATCGGTCCTTGACGGGTTTTTCGCGAACATGGACCGCAGCTTCGGTTATTCCAGTCAAAAGACCGAATCCGAGCGCAAAGGTTGGTGGGACCGCAACCTGGCGACCTGGCCTTACGATGATCTAAAGGGTTTCGGAGCTAAAGACTGGTAG
- a CDS encoding substrate-binding domain-containing protein has translation MITSKQKAVLPLILPVTALLVIWLMHPGNADAGGTNPEPMLPAVDDLTGSFTIAGDPLVSSLSRVWADEFMTLHPGITITVTDDDSGISVLGGGASIYQSMPRLGPSGIETAEGIESNQIRVASDALSIVRWPRNPVDLLTVAQASAIYSGKITNWEELGGNDASIHVYAMPSGSETYNFFKAKVLRMAGLPTEDNTIEFGNNVVFLSDAEEGKGIVAADRNAIFFCPVATVTEEVTPTWIIKAVGDEPTKACLETTSAGTFPFFRPVFYYTDGEPTGIVKAFIDFCLSEEEQNKVMKGGFLRLFYPDHTPVPNLTPFPAA, from the coding sequence ATGATTACCTCGAAACAAAAGGCGGTTCTGCCACTCATTCTGCCGGTCACTGCTTTGCTTGTTATATGGCTGATGCATCCGGGCAACGCCGATGCCGGTGGCACGAATCCGGAACCAATGTTGCCAGCCGTAGATGATTTGACCGGGTCGTTCACCATAGCCGGTGATCCGTTAGTCTCTTCTTTGTCACGAGTTTGGGCGGATGAGTTTATGACCTTACACCCTGGGATAACAATAACCGTCACCGACGATGATTCAGGCATATCTGTTTTAGGCGGTGGAGCTTCGATTTATCAATCGATGCCTCGTTTGGGACCGTCCGGGATTGAAACTGCGGAAGGCATAGAATCAAACCAGATCCGCGTCGCCTCAGATGCCCTGTCGATAGTTCGTTGGCCGCGGAACCCGGTTGACCTTTTAACCGTGGCGCAAGCATCTGCCATTTACAGCGGTAAGATCACCAACTGGGAAGAACTTGGAGGCAACGACGCCTCGATTCACGTTTACGCGATGCCCTCGGGAAGCGAGACATACAACTTCTTCAAGGCCAAGGTGCTGCGAATGGCGGGACTTCCGACAGAGGACAATACAATTGAATTCGGCAATAACGTAGTGTTTTTGTCAGATGCTGAAGAGGGCAAAGGCATAGTCGCCGCCGACCGGAACGCCATTTTCTTTTGTCCGGTGGCCACTGTCACTGAAGAAGTAACACCGACCTGGATCATCAAGGCGGTGGGTGACGAACCCACGAAGGCTTGCCTGGAAACGACCTCCGCCGGCACCTTCCCCTTTTTCCGACCGGTTTTTTATTACACTGACGGAGAACCCACGGGTATTGTCAAGGCTTTTATCGATTTCTGCCTTTCCGAAGAGGAGCAGAACAAAGTCATGAAAGGCGGCTTCTTGAGGTTGTTCTATCCCGACCACACGCCGGTGCCAAATCTTACTCCTTTTCCAGCCGCTTGA
- a CDS encoding hydrolase, with the protein MLEVKDTVLLVIDVQEKLFPVMFDKEILLSNLQKLVKSISLLEIPIIYTEQNPAGLGRTIPELIGGYEAKPVSKFHFSCCNEAEFNATLSATQRKQVLVCGIESHICVYQTSMDLLLKDFEVHLVTDCVSSRTSQNKDLALRRLASEGAKLTGVEMALFELLRSSKSGQFKAISSLIKG; encoded by the coding sequence ATGCTAGAGGTAAAAGATACAGTTCTCCTGGTTATTGACGTTCAAGAAAAATTGTTTCCGGTCATGTTTGATAAAGAGATCCTTCTCTCAAATCTTCAGAAATTGGTTAAAAGCATTAGCCTGCTTGAGATTCCGATAATTTATACCGAGCAAAATCCCGCTGGACTCGGAAGAACCATCCCGGAATTGATAGGGGGATATGAGGCAAAACCGGTTAGCAAGTTCCATTTTAGCTGTTGCAATGAAGCGGAATTCAATGCGACGCTAAGTGCAACGCAGAGGAAACAAGTCCTGGTCTGCGGCATCGAAAGCCACATTTGTGTCTATCAGACCTCGATGGACTTGCTCTTAAAAGATTTTGAAGTACATTTGGTCACCGATTGTGTTTCTTCCCGCACGTCCCAGAACAAAGACCTTGCACTGAGGCGTTTGGCATCTGAAGGCGCTAAACTGACCGGTGTAGAAATGGCTCTTTTCGAACTGCTTCGGTCCAGTAAATCCGGGCAATTCAAAGCGATAAGTTCACTGATTAAGGGTTAA
- a CDS encoding flavodoxin domain-containing protein, with translation MSTVTELTKGVYWVGAVDWALRQFHGHELSTNHGTSYNSYLIIDEKCVLIDAVPTGFQNTLIENISNVIDPGKIDIVVAAHAEPDHSGALPEIMQRCPGAEVIVSPRGIETFSRHFGQPWNFRPVKTGETYSIGHKVLTFIEAPMLHWPDNLFTYLNDDAILFSSDAFGQHYASTGRFEAEVDRGILDWETVKYYTNILNPLAPMIAKKIDEMVNLKLPLKMIAPAHGIIWRQSPMQIINQYRKWTEQKSNCSAVIVYDSMWQGTRLMAEAIGEGMTEVGLPFKMMNAASDDRNDILTEILLARAVVLGSPTFNQGILPTLSPVLTGMKGLKFKNKIGAAFGTWGWSGEGVGLLEENLRASQIEVTTPGVKAKWRPGPEDLEQCRILGKSVAGTCFLKE, from the coding sequence ATGTCTACCGTGACTGAATTGACCAAAGGCGTTTATTGGGTGGGAGCCGTAGATTGGGCTCTGAGGCAGTTCCATGGTCACGAACTGTCGACAAATCACGGTACCAGTTACAACTCTTATCTGATCATTGATGAAAAGTGCGTACTTATTGATGCCGTCCCTACCGGGTTTCAAAATACTTTGATCGAAAACATTTCCAACGTCATCGATCCGGGGAAGATAGACATCGTCGTTGCCGCGCATGCCGAGCCTGATCACTCCGGGGCTTTACCTGAAATAATGCAGCGCTGTCCGGGAGCGGAAGTAATTGTCTCCCCACGCGGTATCGAAACCTTCTCCCGGCATTTTGGGCAACCATGGAATTTTCGCCCGGTAAAAACAGGTGAAACATATTCCATTGGCCATAAGGTTCTCACCTTCATTGAAGCGCCGATGCTCCACTGGCCGGACAACCTTTTTACCTACTTGAACGATGATGCCATACTTTTCAGCAGCGACGCTTTCGGTCAACATTATGCGTCAACCGGGCGTTTTGAAGCTGAAGTAGACCGGGGAATCTTGGACTGGGAAACGGTGAAGTACTACACCAATATTTTGAACCCCCTGGCTCCGATGATCGCAAAAAAGATCGATGAGATGGTCAATCTTAAGCTTCCCCTAAAAATGATTGCGCCTGCCCACGGGATCATATGGCGCCAATCTCCAATGCAAATAATCAACCAATACCGCAAATGGACGGAGCAAAAATCAAATTGCAGCGCGGTTATCGTATATGACTCGATGTGGCAGGGGACGCGTTTAATGGCAGAGGCGATCGGGGAAGGGATGACGGAGGTCGGTCTGCCCTTCAAAATGATGAATGCGGCTTCGGACGATCGGAACGACATATTGACTGAAATACTCCTCGCCAGGGCGGTCGTCCTCGGTTCGCCCACATTCAATCAGGGAATTTTACCCACACTTTCGCCGGTGCTGACCGGCATGAAGGGACTCAAATTCAAGAACAAGATCGGCGCCGCTTTTGGCACCTGGGGCTGGAGCGGCGAGGGGGTCGGCCTACTGGAAGAAAATCTTCGAGCCAGCCAGATAGAGGTGACCACCCCCGGCGTAAAAGCTAAATGGCGTCCCGGCCCGGAGGACCTTGAACAGTGTAGGATCCTCGGCAAGTCGGTAGCGGGGACTTGTTTTTTGAAAGAGTGA
- a CDS encoding universal stress protein: protein MYKKILVPLDGSKTAEGVLSHAKALAYSEGAEIILLNVASNPAQSFAFEDPAIAGATVEDEEEKAGKYMDAVCSQLRTAGFKVTCMVRQGGAASMILKVAEDLGVDVIAMSTHGRSGPAHWLIGSVAERVVRHSKIPVMMIRASET, encoded by the coding sequence ATGTATAAAAAAATTCTGGTACCACTTGACGGATCTAAGACTGCGGAAGGCGTTTTGTCTCATGCCAAGGCGCTAGCCTATTCGGAAGGGGCCGAGATTATCCTGTTGAATGTGGCAAGCAACCCAGCTCAATCATTTGCCTTTGAAGACCCGGCCATCGCTGGCGCCACGGTCGAGGACGAGGAAGAAAAAGCCGGGAAATACATGGATGCGGTGTGCAGTCAGTTACGAACGGCCGGTTTTAAGGTCACTTGCATGGTCAGACAAGGCGGCGCCGCAAGCATGATCCTGAAAGTGGCCGAAGATCTCGGAGTCGATGTGATCGCCATGTCGACCCACGGCAGGTCCGGTCCGGCTCACTGGCTCATCGGGAGCGTCGCCGAACGCGTGGTCCGCCATTCCAAAATTCCGGTTATGATGATCCGCGCGTCGGAAACGTAG